The following is a genomic window from Cygnus olor isolate bCygOlo1 chromosome 26, bCygOlo1.pri.v2, whole genome shotgun sequence.
TTAGTCCACCAAACTCCTTGGGTAGGGGGGGCGGTGAGCAGGCAGAGGGCACCCTGTGCCATGCTCAccgccccccgcctcccccagAACCTGTCCCTCAtcgtggtggggctgggggctgtctTCTCCCTCATCTTCCACCTGGGCACCAAAGAGAAGCCGTACCCGCTGGGCTCCCTGCCGCAGCCCGAGAGCACGCccctgctgcagaaggagccCACGAGGTGCCCGCGCCCGCTGCTGGCCTGGAAGGACTGGCTGCTGGAGCCTGCCTTCTACCAGGTAGGAGCAGGAGGCTGTCACGGCCATGCCCCGTCCCCCTCCTCCAGTCGGCGCGGGCTGAGCGCCGCTCTCTCTGTCCCCTTGCAGGTGGCGGTGCTCTACATGGCCACCCGGCTCATTGTCAACCTGTCCCAGACCTACATTGCCATGTACCTGACCAactcgctgctgctgcccaaggTGGGCACGGGGCAGGTTCCTGCCCGCACGTCAGGGTCACCCGGGCAGGGGTCCTGTGCGAGTGGTCTGGAGCTGATCTTCTCCCCGTGCTTGTCGCTCACAGAAATACATCGCCACCATCCCCCTGGTGTTGTACGTCAGCGGCTTCCTGTCCTCCTTCCTCATGAAACCTGTGAATAAGTGGATAGGTCGAAACGTGAGTCCTGGGGGCTTGGTGAGGCTTGAGTTAGACCCAGGGCATAACAACCTGCTCCTGAGCTCAGGGGCTGGGCACAAAAGGCAGGTCCTGAACCCACAGGGGAGCAGAGCACTTGGCACACCGGAGCCcggctgcagagcagggacccCTCAGGaatcctcctgctgcagcatcgGTCCCACAGGGCAGGGCGAGGGGTGGCATGGGCCTGTCCTGCACatctgagggtgctgaggtCTGGGAAAGTGACGCTGGCCCAGACTCAGCCTGTCCtgagcagccctggcagggctgggagagcccCGAGAAGCCCAGAAGAGGCCAAGGCTGAGCCACCCTGAGCATGCTGGGGGTGTGGGGTCTGCAGCCCCGGCAGGAtggggctgcccctgcagcacacACCCTTCTGCCCTGAAGCAAATGCCAtttcccagaaaagaaaaaaaaaaacttctgctcCTGCCAGGGGGTGCAGGGCACGGCTGGggctgtccccgtgccctgcAAGGCACctacagctcctctgggcacaGGCTGGTCACTACGAGGCCCTTGCTGTTTGGGGACAGTGCCCCGAACCCGCTGGGAGCGAGCCAGGGCCGTCCCTGTGAGCCCAGGCAGCGGCTGGCCTCGATGCCCCGCTGGCGGGGTGTCACCGGGGTCTGGGGCACAGCCaggtgctgggtgctgagctctgccttctccccctgcccgcccccacGCTGTCCCGGAGCAGCTGACGTACTTCGTGGGCATCCTGGTGATCCTGGCCTTTGCCTCCTGGGTGACCCTGACCAGGACGATGGGAGCGGAGATCTACGGGGCGGCCGCGCTGCTCGGGGCTGGCTCCGCCACCATCTTGGtcacctccctctccatgaCGGCCGACCTCATCGGCACCAACACGGTACGTGCCCCGGGTgtcctggcagggctgggagcccgGCGGGCAGGAGACGTGTTCCCAGGCAGGCAGAGAGCCCTGAATCGTGCCCGGGCCGTGCTGTAATGTGGGCTCTGCCCATGAGAGGGCACACGGCTCTCGCTCGCTGCGCTGCATGGCACCGGCTGGCCCCATGCAGCAGCGGGTgagcctccctctcccctcGCAGCACAGCGGTGCATTTGTCTACGGGGCCATGAGCTTCACGGACAAGATGGCCAACGGCCTGGCTGTGATGGCGATCCAGAACCTGCACCCGTGCCCGTAAGTGTCCCTGTGGAGCATGAACAACCTAGTGACAGCTCCAGCCAGACCGCCGGGGTCCTGGCAGCAAACAGCCCGTGGGGGCATACTCTTACACCCCTGCTGAGAGGCACTGGTGGAAACTAGCTCCGATTCATCCTAAATCCTTCCTTGCCTTCTCCTCTGGCCCTAACAATGGCTGCATCTCAGACTCCTGAAGGGGCTGGGGATCCCTGTGTccatgctgctgccctgggctctTCCCCCGTGTCCCAGTCCTGGTGGCGAGGACTTGGGACTGCTTTAGGCAGCGGGAgggtggcagcagccccagggtgcTTGGGGAGCGCTCTGGTCCCTGCCACCAAGCTCAGCTGTGGCCTCTCCTTGCAGGactgagctctgctgccctgcctgcgtCAGCTTCTACCACTGGGTGATGGTGCTGGTCACTGGGGGGATTGCCATGGCTGCCACCGTGTCCCTGTGCTGCATCATGATCTGGCCCATCCGGGTCCGCTTCCGTGAGTgtggccgcggggccgggggcactGGGAAGGGGCaagcatggggctgggggtaCAGGGAGGCCCGTGTCCGGTGCCAGCCCTGGCTAAAGCAGAAGTGTCTTTCCAGATGGCCCTGGTTATGGCAGGCTGCGGGGTGACCCTCATGGTAGGCAGGCTCAGCTCCTcgtgcttctgctgctcctagccccagagctggggctgcgcCCGCTCGCTGCGCCCATGGCGGGCAGGATCCCCCTGCCCAGCCACGCTGCCCCTGGCCCCGTGGTCACCGAGGGGTGAAGGGGCTGCTGCTCGTGCTGGTGGACAAACGCAGGGGCAGGACTGGGGACCGGGTGCCCCTTGCCAGGCCGCTCA
Proteins encoded in this region:
- the MFSD12 gene encoding major facilitator superfamily domain-containing protein 12 isoform X1: MAEPPRRSSLGAGGSAALPLRARLSFAAGHFLNDLCASLWFTYLLLYLHAVLGYSHRLAGGLLLAGQVADGLCTPLLGYEADRSAGCGRYGRRKSWHLAGTTCVLVSFPFIFSPCLGCKENTPQWAAFIYYLPFIVIFQFGWAATQISHLSLIPELVTSDHEKVELTAFRYAFTVMANITVYGLAWLLLNLQVDRPERTEHLGIQDVPVFRVGGTARSLGSLLFPGWDVAVLGGTGGSEVAVPQSHLLHWAGAAPTLPGFWDPLLVHQTPWVGGAVSRQRAPCAMLTAPRLPQNLSLIVVGLGAVFSLIFHLGTKEKPYPLGSLPQPESTPLLQKEPTRCPRPLLAWKDWLLEPAFYQVGAGGCHGHAPSPSSSRRGLSAALSVPLQVAVLYMATRLIVNLSQTYIAMYLTNSLLLPKKYIATIPLVLYVSGFLSSFLMKPVNKWIGRNLTYFVGILVILAFASWVTLTRTMGAEIYGAAALLGAGSATILVTSLSMTADLIGTNTHSGAFVYGAMSFTDKMANGLAVMAIQNLHPCPTELCCPACVSFYHWVMVLVTGGIAMAATVSLCCIMIWPIRVRFHGPGYGRLRGDPHDDVSLQGLNEARIPYDETESVEERSPNSTVN
- the MFSD12 gene encoding major facilitator superfamily domain-containing protein 12 isoform X2, translated to MAEPPRRSSLGAGGSAALPLRARLSFAAGHFLNDLCASLWFTYLLLYLHAVLGYSHRLAGGLLLAGQVADGLCTPLLGYEADRSAGCGRYGRRKSWHLAGTTCVLVSFPFIFSPCLGCKENTPQWAAFIYYLPFIVIFQFGWAATQISHLSLIPELVTSDHEKVELTAFRYAFTVMANITVYGLAWLLLNLQVDRPERTEHLGIQDVPVFRVGGTARSLGSLLFPGWDVAVLGGTGGSEVAVPQSHLLHWAGAAPTLPGFWDPLLVHQTPWVGGAVSRQRAPCAMLTAPRLPQNLSLIVVGLGAVFSLIFHLGTKEKPYPLGSLPQPESTPLLQKEPTRCPRPLLAWKDWLLEPAFYQVGAGGCHGHAPSPSSSRRGLSAALSVPLQVAVLYMATRLIVNLSQTYIAMYLTNSLLLPKKYIATIPLVLYVSGFLSSFLMKPVNKWIGRNLTYFVGILVILAFASWVTLTRTMGAEIYGAAALLGAGSATILVTSLSMTADLIGTNTHSGAFVYGAMSFTDKMANGLAVMAIQNLHPCPTELCCPACVSFYHWVMVLVTGGIAMAATVSLCCIMIWPIRVRFHDVSLQGLNEARIPYDETESVEERSPNSTVN
- the MFSD12 gene encoding major facilitator superfamily domain-containing protein 12 isoform X5, encoding MAEPPRRSSLGAGGSAALPLRARLSFAAGHFLNDLCASLWFTYLLLYLHAVLGYSHRLAGGLLLAGQVADGLCTPLLGYEADRSAGCGRYGRRKSWHLAGTTCVLVSFPFIFSPCLGCKENTPQWAAFIYYLPFIVIFQFGWAATQISHLSLIPELVTSDHEKVELTAFRYAFTVMANITVYGLAWLLLNLQVDRPERTEHLGIQDVPVFRNLSLIVVGLGAVFSLIFHLGTKEKPYPLGSLPQPESTPLLQKEPTRCPRPLLAWKDWLLEPAFYQVAVLYMATRLIVNLSQTYIAMYLTNSLLLPKKYIATIPLVLYVSGFLSSFLMKPVNKWIGRNLTYFVGILVILAFASWVTLTRTMGAEIYGAAALLGAGSATILVTSLSMTADLIGTNTHSGAFVYGAMSFTDKMANGLAVMAIQNLHPCPTELCCPACVSFYHWVMVLVTGGIAMAATVSLCCIMIWPIRVRFHDVSLQGLNEARIPYDETESVEERSPNSTVN
- the MFSD12 gene encoding major facilitator superfamily domain-containing protein 12 isoform X4; its protein translation is MAEPPRRSSLGAGGSAALPLRARLSFAAGHFLNDLCASLWFTYLLLYLHAVLGYSHRLAGGLLLAGQVADGLCTPLLGYEADRSAGCGRYGRRKSWHLAGTTCVLVSFPFIFSPCLGCKENTPQWAAFIYYLPFIVIFQFGWAATQISHLSLIPELVTSDHEKVELTAFRYAFTVMANITVYGLAWLLLNLQVDRPERTEHLGIQDVPVFRNLSLIVVGLGAVFSLIFHLGTKEKPYPLGSLPQPESTPLLQKEPTRCPRPLLAWKDWLLEPAFYQVAVLYMATRLIVNLSQTYIAMYLTNSLLLPKKYIATIPLVLYVSGFLSSFLMKPVNKWIGRNLTYFVGILVILAFASWVTLTRTMGAEIYGAAALLGAGSATILVTSLSMTADLIGTNTHSGAFVYGAMSFTDKMANGLAVMAIQNLHPCPTELCCPACVSFYHWVMVLVTGGIAMAATVSLCCIMIWPIRVRFHGPGYGRLRGDPHDDVSLQGLNEARIPYDETESVEERSPNSTVN
- the MFSD12 gene encoding major facilitator superfamily domain-containing protein 12 isoform X3, with protein sequence MAEPPRRSSLGAGGSAALPLRARLSFAAGHFLNDLCASLWFTYLLLYLHAVLGYSHRLAGGLLLAGQVADGLCTPLLGYEADRSAGCGRYGRRKSWHLAGTTCVLVSFPFIFSPCLGCKENTPQWAAFIYYLPFIVIFQFGWAATQISHLSLIPELVTSDHEKVELTAFRYAFTVMANITVYGLAWLLLNLQVDRPERTEHLGIQDVPVFRNLSLIVVGLGAVFSLIFHLGTKEKPYPLGSLPQPESTPLLQKEPTRCPRPLLAWKDWLLEPAFYQVGAGGCHGHAPSPSSSRRGLSAALSVPLQVAVLYMATRLIVNLSQTYIAMYLTNSLLLPKKYIATIPLVLYVSGFLSSFLMKPVNKWIGRNLTYFVGILVILAFASWVTLTRTMGAEIYGAAALLGAGSATILVTSLSMTADLIGTNTHSGAFVYGAMSFTDKMANGLAVMAIQNLHPCPTELCCPACVSFYHWVMVLVTGGIAMAATVSLCCIMIWPIRVRFHDVSLQGLNEARIPYDETESVEERSPNSTVN